One Rubripirellula reticaptiva genomic region harbors:
- the rdgB gene encoding RdgB/HAM1 family non-canonical purine NTP pyrophosphatase — protein sequence MFDLVLGTNNAKKLIELRLLLPDDQIQLTSLAQIDGSIDVEETGLTFAENAALKATEQAVHLNRWVLAEDSGLTVDALAGEPGVYSARYAGQHGDDEANNDKLLSELKGVPDEKRSAKYNCYLCLSDPQGSVRLEANGTCGGRIGHARSGDAGFGYDPLFIIPEYHRTFGELDLTVKRALSHRSRALREFIPKLMRLISSLD from the coding sequence ATGTTTGATTTGGTCCTAGGCACAAACAACGCTAAGAAACTAATCGAACTGCGTTTGTTGCTGCCCGACGATCAGATCCAACTGACATCGCTGGCCCAGATCGATGGATCCATCGACGTAGAAGAAACCGGGTTAACGTTTGCGGAAAACGCAGCGTTGAAAGCGACTGAGCAAGCCGTTCATTTGAACCGATGGGTCTTGGCCGAAGACAGTGGTTTGACCGTCGACGCACTGGCGGGCGAACCGGGCGTCTACTCCGCTCGTTATGCCGGCCAGCACGGTGACGATGAAGCCAACAACGACAAACTACTGAGTGAATTAAAAGGCGTTCCGGACGAAAAACGGAGTGCCAAGTACAATTGCTATCTGTGTCTGTCAGATCCCCAAGGCAGTGTCCGCTTAGAAGCCAACGGCACCTGCGGCGGCCGAATTGGCCACGCACGAAGTGGTGACGCCGGGTTCGGGTACGATCCTCTATTCATCATCCCGGAATATCACCGCACCTTCGGTGAGTTGGACCTAACGGTAAAACGAGCGCTGAGCCATCGGTCCCGAGCGCTGCGAGAATTCATCCCCAAGCTGATGCGACTGATCTCCAGCCTGGACTAA
- a CDS encoding phytoene desaturase family protein yields the protein MTAQYDTIIIGAGMSGLAAGIRLAHFDQRVCILEKHYTIGGLNSFYRMGGRDYDVGLHAMTNFARKGSDKRGPLAKLIRQLRFRWEDFKLAEQIGSSIRFPEVSLDFTNDIGLLESEIAKQFPGQVDGFRSLCGSLLDYSDMDGDAPNFMRSAREVMAEHISDPLLIEMLICPLMWYGNARENDMDFGQFCIMFRACYLEGFGRPFKGVRVILKNLVKKFRGLGGELKLRSGVAKIHVENGQACGVVLDDGTELQAKRILSSAGNIETLRMCDDITEVDVAKAGSLSFIESISILDRKPVDFGFDRTIVFYNDSKSFHWQKPNDALCDSRTGVICSPNNYIYDADEGELPDGVIRITTLADHDRWCALSDEKYRSEKVIQYDDAIASAVRFMPDFRGYVVDTDVFTPKTIRRFTFHDNGAVYGAPDKQLDGTTHLSNVFLCGTDQGFVGIVGAIVSGISMANRHCLQV from the coding sequence ATGACGGCTCAGTACGACACGATCATCATCGGCGCCGGCATGAGCGGTCTAGCGGCCGGCATCCGTTTGGCACACTTTGATCAGCGCGTCTGCATTCTCGAAAAACACTATACCATCGGCGGTTTGAACTCCTTTTACCGGATGGGCGGACGTGACTACGACGTCGGCCTGCACGCGATGACGAATTTTGCTCGCAAGGGTTCGGACAAGCGAGGCCCGTTGGCAAAACTAATTCGGCAACTCCGTTTTCGCTGGGAAGACTTCAAGCTGGCTGAACAGATCGGTTCTTCTATTCGATTTCCCGAGGTCTCGCTTGACTTCACCAATGACATCGGATTGCTGGAATCCGAAATCGCCAAACAGTTTCCGGGGCAAGTCGACGGTTTCCGGTCGCTATGCGGTTCGTTGTTGGACTACAGCGACATGGACGGCGACGCGCCAAACTTCATGCGATCGGCCCGCGAAGTGATGGCCGAACACATCTCCGATCCGCTGTTGATCGAGATGTTGATTTGTCCGTTGATGTGGTACGGCAATGCTCGTGAAAACGACATGGACTTTGGCCAGTTCTGCATCATGTTTCGCGCTTGTTACTTGGAGGGGTTCGGCCGGCCTTTCAAAGGCGTTCGCGTGATCCTGAAGAACCTGGTGAAGAAGTTTCGCGGTCTAGGCGGCGAACTGAAACTGCGCAGCGGCGTGGCGAAAATCCATGTCGAAAACGGGCAAGCCTGCGGCGTGGTGTTGGACGACGGCACCGAATTGCAAGCGAAACGAATTTTGTCTTCGGCGGGTAACATCGAAACGTTGCGGATGTGCGACGACATCACTGAAGTTGACGTTGCAAAAGCGGGCTCGTTGTCGTTCATCGAATCCATTTCGATTTTGGATCGAAAGCCGGTTGATTTCGGTTTCGATCGCACGATCGTGTTTTATAACGACAGCAAGTCCTTTCACTGGCAAAAACCAAACGACGCGCTTTGTGATTCGCGAACGGGCGTGATCTGTTCGCCCAACAATTACATCTACGATGCCGACGAAGGCGAGCTGCCGGACGGAGTGATCCGGATCACGACGCTGGCCGACCATGATCGTTGGTGCGCCTTGTCGGACGAAAAGTACCGCAGCGAGAAAGTGATCCAGTACGACGACGCGATCGCATCGGCAGTCCGCTTCATGCCCGACTTCCGCGGCTATGTCGTCGATACCGACGTGTTCACTCCCAAGACCATTCGCCGGTTCACGTTCCATGACAACGGCGCGGTCTACGGTGCCCCCGACAAACAGCTCGATGGGACGACCCATTTGTCGAACGTTTTCTTGTGCGGTACTGACCAAGGGTTCGTAGGTATCGTCGGCGCGATCGTTAGCGGCATCAGCATGGCAAATCGCCACTGCCTGCAGGTCTAG
- a CDS encoding GTP-binding protein — protein MTDEPKIRFVLIGGFLGAGKTTLVGQLARAYAAAGKRVGIITNDQAENLVDTQNLRSQGFDVGEVAGACFCCSFDDLVATADRLSSEGAPDILLAEPVGSCTDLVATVVRPLQQLLGDRFELAPFGVLLKPSHGKRILAEPSADERSGFSPQAEYIFLKQLEEADYIMIGRRDQLSDDEVAALKSRLAIVAPGIPVVAVSPATGEGVDEVLGYIESPMEAGRRLLDIDYDTYADGEAELGWVNLTAQLDTDVTVDLDKIASDVVTRIRDVVVGQHDGHIAHLKTSVLAGDTQAVANVVANDAPVDVGLLASRSVAGSIQVIVNARVAMDPGLLEDVCREQVAASSQHHGITVTSISARSLRPGRPTPTHRVGT, from the coding sequence ATGACTGATGAACCCAAGATTCGTTTCGTGTTGATTGGCGGCTTTTTGGGTGCTGGGAAGACGACGCTAGTCGGCCAACTGGCGCGAGCCTACGCGGCGGCCGGAAAACGAGTCGGCATCATCACGAACGATCAGGCCGAAAATTTGGTGGACACACAAAATCTCCGCTCGCAAGGATTCGACGTCGGCGAAGTGGCCGGCGCCTGTTTCTGCTGCAGTTTCGATGACTTAGTCGCAACAGCCGATCGACTTTCAAGCGAGGGGGCTCCGGACATCCTGTTGGCCGAACCGGTGGGCAGTTGCACCGACTTGGTCGCGACCGTGGTACGGCCGCTGCAACAACTGTTAGGCGATCGGTTCGAGCTTGCTCCGTTCGGCGTGCTGCTGAAACCGTCGCACGGGAAACGCATTTTGGCGGAACCGTCAGCCGACGAACGCAGTGGTTTTTCGCCGCAAGCCGAGTACATCTTTCTGAAGCAACTCGAAGAAGCCGATTACATCATGATCGGTCGGCGAGACCAGTTGAGTGACGACGAAGTCGCAGCGCTGAAGTCTCGTCTGGCCATCGTCGCGCCAGGAATCCCCGTGGTTGCGGTCAGTCCGGCGACGGGTGAAGGTGTCGATGAAGTGTTGGGATACATCGAGTCGCCGATGGAGGCCGGTCGCCGGTTGTTGGATATCGACTACGACACCTACGCCGATGGCGAAGCCGAGTTGGGCTGGGTGAACTTGACGGCACAATTAGATACCGACGTAACGGTCGACCTCGATAAAATCGCCAGCGACGTGGTGACGCGAATTCGAGACGTTGTCGTTGGCCAGCACGACGGTCACATCGCCCACCTGAAGACATCCGTTCTGGCCGGTGACACTCAAGCCGTTGCCAACGTCGTCGCCAATGACGCGCCCGTGGACGTGGGACTGTTGGCTTCGCGCAGCGTCGCCGGATCGATTCAAGTGATCGTCAACGCGCGGGTCGCGATGGACCCTGGGCTGTTAGAAGACGTGTGCCGCGAACAGGTTGCTGCGTCATCACAGCATCACGGCATCACCGTGACCAGCATCAGCGCTCGGTCGCTGCGTCCCGGCCGCCCGACCCCAACTCACCGAGTCGGCACGTAA
- a CDS encoding translocation/assembly module TamB domain-containing protein → MHKHYGGKDETVTTDDFLLDQADRTLRDQTRRRRDGRSRRRQFYFVGGLGLIVLLILGAPSFISHSSIGRSMMTNALAEYGLEAQSDSMRIGWVTPLQITGLKIHGTKAGTDISVSQLDMDLTVMQLIADSSMSNLGQITLQGIQVACSVDEGTSSVEADLQQLLETPSDSTSGATTGTIKLQDVTVAVTDKVTGRSWQLANCNANVELGATSVVSKFEGVLTEPGGAGGSMGGSIDLAMDAKPDESLAWKMNIQTESLPLSIVELVRRRMPELATSIPRRVSGDATGAVSVSSNADGVIEAAINQLKIRSLTAEDDDMLGTAAARMWKNDLATFDGELTMTGTRLYGRRLVATTDFARATMDGVVSTTFSLVGTDDNPLRWLDAIDGTAGVDVDLAKLDQALPGMMPLRDGAELLSGRAIARIESNPGPPVARDADAGASVRRSKLSINSDALRARSGGRNVVIDPIELSATVATQRGQIRAEQFNWKSTFGSAVGQGDLQSGSADVEIDFGRLTAMLRPIIEISDATMAGTASGKIRWNASADNVWKLQGGGEANSLLVTLPGGQVLRRQAMKGNVEAVGRWAGDSLEELTSAGINVTTNGLAISADLLAPVARPDGVVPMPIAIRGNGRLETLSELAAPWMPADLVDSTGDFQLTATGQASTSISTLTDAKLTLTQPRVTYGTQYFSQPKMELGFAGELLLPEGRLRADTLTLVGDAVSAAAQGTAVADNIDMTIKWRAKLDRLQGSVQTRAAATSDSYIFKGDCDGEFDIRTSDGWINVAASMKGQDVAVLQSASTAGAVGPMPASADQFGRASAKQELVWEEPNLQFKGNVRYQTESGNIEAQELLIAGDWFATTLTGSVAWNEQVGQVRLAGPARLKMDKVAELVSPMAGIPIAVTGIHETPLDIQATRRPDGTVAMNVTANLGWESGGVAGVSFGSANIPIQMTETTVIVSPSQVAVGSGPGSMNGKVNLAGSVHYSPGPMWMQLERGVIAESIELTPEMTDRWLKYLAPLAANTARIQGTVGAEVDEALIVFDDPNQTRIVGRLNLGSVEMNAGPLANQLIGGVDQLKALAGSVTGQTVAASTNRTLITMPPQKVDFAVDRGTAVHERMYFAIDRAQVITSGRVAFDGRMSMTAQIPLDSRWLGRDLQGLTGQSVTLPIEGTISQPRLDSAGIRQVVAQLGTKAIQENAENYLQKQLGKQMEKIGLEKLFGR, encoded by the coding sequence ATGCATAAACACTACGGCGGCAAGGACGAAACCGTGACAACCGATGACTTCCTGCTTGACCAGGCCGACCGAACTCTTCGAGATCAAACTCGCCGCCGCCGAGATGGGCGATCGCGGCGACGCCAATTCTATTTTGTCGGTGGATTGGGACTGATCGTCCTTTTGATCTTGGGTGCACCCTCGTTCATTAGCCACTCGTCGATCGGCCGATCGATGATGACCAATGCGCTGGCAGAATATGGATTGGAAGCTCAGTCTGATTCGATGCGAATTGGCTGGGTGACACCTCTGCAAATCACGGGCCTAAAAATTCACGGGACGAAGGCAGGCACCGACATTTCGGTTAGCCAGTTGGACATGGACCTAACGGTCATGCAGTTGATTGCAGACTCATCCATGTCCAATCTCGGCCAGATCACTCTGCAAGGCATTCAAGTCGCATGCAGCGTGGACGAAGGAACCTCTAGCGTCGAAGCCGACCTGCAGCAATTGTTGGAAACGCCTAGCGACAGCACCAGCGGTGCGACGACGGGCACGATCAAGCTGCAGGACGTCACCGTTGCAGTCACCGATAAAGTCACTGGCCGATCGTGGCAACTCGCCAATTGCAATGCCAACGTTGAACTGGGGGCGACCAGTGTGGTGTCAAAGTTCGAAGGCGTTTTGACCGAACCCGGCGGGGCGGGCGGATCGATGGGCGGATCCATTGATTTGGCCATGGACGCCAAGCCTGACGAATCGCTGGCGTGGAAGATGAACATTCAAACCGAGTCGTTGCCGCTTTCGATCGTTGAACTGGTGCGGCGCCGAATGCCAGAACTGGCAACGTCGATTCCTCGTCGGGTCAGCGGTGATGCCACGGGGGCGGTATCGGTTTCCAGCAACGCCGACGGTGTCATCGAGGCAGCGATCAACCAATTGAAGATCCGCAGTCTGACCGCCGAAGACGACGATATGCTGGGCACCGCCGCTGCAAGAATGTGGAAGAACGACCTGGCCACCTTCGACGGCGAATTGACGATGACCGGGACACGTCTGTACGGTCGCCGCCTCGTCGCAACGACAGACTTTGCCCGCGCCACCATGGACGGCGTGGTTTCCACGACGTTCTCGTTGGTTGGAACGGACGACAATCCGCTTCGCTGGCTCGATGCGATCGACGGCACCGCCGGAGTCGATGTTGATCTTGCCAAACTTGACCAGGCGCTGCCCGGTATGATGCCGCTACGGGACGGGGCCGAACTGTTGTCTGGTCGCGCGATCGCGCGAATCGAATCTAACCCTGGGCCTCCTGTTGCCCGTGATGCCGACGCTGGTGCATCGGTTCGTCGCAGCAAACTATCGATCAACAGTGATGCCCTTCGTGCCCGGTCGGGCGGGCGCAACGTTGTCATTGACCCGATCGAACTGTCGGCGACGGTGGCGACTCAGCGCGGGCAAATTCGTGCCGAACAATTCAATTGGAAGAGCACGTTTGGATCGGCCGTTGGGCAAGGCGATTTGCAGAGCGGAAGTGCAGACGTCGAAATCGATTTTGGACGGCTGACTGCGATGCTGCGTCCGATCATCGAAATCTCGGACGCCACCATGGCCGGAACCGCGAGCGGAAAAATCCGCTGGAACGCGTCAGCCGACAATGTCTGGAAACTGCAGGGCGGCGGCGAGGCGAACAGCTTGCTGGTCACCTTGCCGGGCGGCCAAGTGCTGCGCCGACAAGCGATGAAAGGCAATGTGGAAGCCGTCGGACGATGGGCCGGTGATTCGCTGGAAGAACTCACTAGCGCGGGCATCAACGTCACCACTAATGGACTGGCCATCAGCGCGGATTTGTTGGCTCCGGTCGCGCGTCCCGACGGAGTCGTACCGATGCCGATCGCGATTCGAGGCAACGGTCGATTGGAAACATTGTCGGAACTCGCCGCGCCGTGGATGCCTGCGGACTTGGTGGATTCCACCGGCGATTTTCAATTGACGGCCACCGGACAAGCGTCAACTTCAATCTCGACCTTGACGGATGCGAAGCTGACTCTGACGCAGCCGCGCGTCACGTATGGCACTCAGTATTTTAGCCAGCCGAAAATGGAACTGGGTTTCGCTGGCGAATTGCTGCTGCCGGAGGGCCGACTGCGCGCCGATACGTTGACGCTAGTTGGCGACGCGGTCAGTGCAGCCGCGCAAGGAACTGCCGTGGCAGACAATATCGACATGACGATCAAGTGGCGTGCAAAACTGGATCGGCTGCAGGGGAGTGTGCAAACGCGAGCCGCCGCAACATCCGATTCCTATATCTTCAAAGGTGACTGCGACGGCGAGTTTGACATCCGCACCAGTGACGGATGGATCAATGTGGCTGCGTCGATGAAGGGGCAAGACGTCGCCGTGCTGCAGTCTGCCAGCACCGCGGGGGCTGTCGGACCGATGCCAGCGTCGGCGGACCAATTTGGTCGCGCATCGGCTAAGCAAGAGCTCGTTTGGGAAGAACCTAATTTGCAATTCAAAGGCAACGTGCGGTACCAAACCGAATCCGGCAACATCGAAGCCCAGGAACTGTTGATCGCAGGCGACTGGTTCGCCACGACACTGACGGGCTCGGTCGCATGGAACGAACAAGTCGGCCAAGTTCGACTGGCTGGCCCAGCCCGTTTGAAAATGGACAAAGTCGCTGAATTGGTTTCGCCCATGGCTGGCATTCCGATCGCAGTCACCGGAATTCACGAGACGCCGCTGGACATTCAAGCGACCCGCAGACCCGACGGCACGGTGGCTATGAACGTGACCGCAAATCTTGGCTGGGAATCGGGCGGCGTGGCCGGCGTTTCGTTTGGATCAGCCAACATTCCGATTCAAATGACCGAAACGACCGTGATCGTTTCGCCGTCTCAAGTTGCTGTCGGCAGCGGCCCTGGATCGATGAACGGCAAAGTCAACTTGGCAGGTTCGGTGCACTACTCGCCCGGGCCGATGTGGATGCAATTGGAACGTGGGGTGATCGCCGAGTCGATTGAACTGACTCCCGAAATGACGGATCGATGGTTGAAGTACTTGGCACCGTTGGCGGCGAACACGGCTCGTATCCAAGGCACCGTTGGTGCGGAAGTCGACGAGGCACTGATCGTCTTTGATGATCCGAACCAAACACGAATCGTTGGCCGTCTGAACTTGGGAAGCGTCGAAATGAACGCGGGGCCGCTCGCGAACCAATTGATCGGCGGCGTCGACCAATTAAAGGCCCTTGCTGGGTCGGTGACTGGTCAAACCGTAGCCGCGTCTACCAATCGAACCCTGATCACGATGCCACCACAAAAGGTTGACTTCGCCGTTGACCGCGGGACCGCTGTTCACGAACGGATGTACTTTGCGATCGATCGCGCCCAGGTCATCACCAGTGGCCGAGTGGCGTTCGATGGCCGCATGAGCATGACGGCTCAGATTCCGCTGGATTCGCGTTGGCTCGGACGTGATTTGCAAGGCTTGACCGGACAATCCGTGACGTTGCCGATCGAAGGCACGATCTCGCAGCCGCGGCTCGATTCGGCCGGCATCCGCCAAGTTGTTGCCCAGTTGGGCACTAAAGCAATCCAAGAGAACGCCGAGAACTACCTGCAAAAACAACTTGGCAAGCAGATGGAAAAAATCGGCCTCGAGAAACTCTTCGGCCGATAG
- a CDS encoding NAD-dependent epimerase/dehydratase family protein: MRILVTGGTGLLGNNILRQLAADRPDHSLTALVRSQPKPQVFAGLDVSCAIGDLGDEETFSAIRQAVADCDVVIHSAALIHIGWQRMEESMRVNRDGTAMIVEACIEHDKPIVHIGTVDTLALGAREKPASETTRLNENGSATLCSYVASKRAGVDVVKSAVRRGLQALIIHPGFMLGPWDWKPSSGQMIVEVAKTWRPLAPSGGCSLCDARDVAAGTIAAMDAITQPRPTRPTDSPIKSGREYILAGENWTYFELWREIAKRTGARKPIMPAGPGQILIGEIAASMLSKISANEGVFNSAALEMSTQFHWYDSQRAHDELGYRIRDPSISLDDAVDWIQNRFPTQAGR, translated from the coding sequence ATGCGCATTCTTGTGACCGGCGGTACCGGCTTGCTTGGCAACAACATTCTGCGGCAACTGGCGGCTGACCGGCCAGACCACTCGTTGACTGCGTTGGTGCGATCGCAGCCCAAGCCGCAAGTCTTTGCGGGATTGGATGTCAGCTGTGCAATTGGCGATCTAGGTGACGAAGAAACGTTTTCTGCAATTCGCCAAGCGGTTGCCGACTGCGACGTTGTCATTCACTCGGCCGCGTTGATCCACATCGGGTGGCAGCGGATGGAGGAGTCGATGCGAGTCAATCGTGACGGCACCGCGATGATCGTCGAAGCCTGTATCGAACACGACAAACCAATCGTGCATATCGGAACAGTCGATACGCTCGCGCTTGGGGCAAGAGAAAAGCCAGCCAGCGAAACGACCAGACTGAACGAAAATGGCTCAGCGACGTTGTGCAGTTACGTGGCCAGCAAGCGGGCAGGTGTCGATGTCGTCAAGTCGGCGGTCCGACGAGGCTTGCAAGCATTGATCATTCATCCCGGATTCATGCTTGGCCCATGGGATTGGAAACCTAGCAGTGGGCAGATGATCGTTGAGGTTGCCAAGACTTGGCGTCCCTTGGCTCCGTCGGGCGGCTGCAGCCTGTGCGATGCTCGCGATGTCGCCGCCGGGACCATCGCGGCGATGGACGCGATCACGCAGCCGCGGCCGACCCGACCAACGGATTCGCCGATCAAAAGCGGCCGCGAGTACATTCTGGCCGGTGAAAACTGGACGTATTTTGAGCTGTGGCGGGAAATCGCCAAGCGAACTGGCGCCCGAAAACCCATCATGCCGGCCGGGCCTGGCCAGATTTTGATCGGCGAGATCGCAGCCAGCATGTTGTCGAAAATATCGGCAAATGAGGGCGTTTTCAACTCTGCGGCGTTGGAAATGAGCACTCAATTCCACTGGTACGATTCACAGCGAGCCCACGATGAACTGGGATACCGAATTCGCGACCCGTCGATCAGTCTGGATGATGCCGTCGATTGGATCCAGAATCGCTTCCCTACCCAGGCCGGAAGATGA
- the rpe gene encoding ribulose-phosphate 3-epimerase yields MARASLEAIRNAAPAVLPSLLLCDFGDLKGEVAKLHDAGARVLHLDVMDGHFVPNMTYAMPIVEGLRRHTDMPLDVHLMISDPLKYAKPMVDAGADMLTFHVEAVRNAAETADLIRQMGVNVGVALNPETPLASLRECLADIDMVLVMSVEAGFGGQKFNPIALEKLRTLRSEFPDLLLEIDGGIDATTIGPARAAGCDLFVVGSAIFKKHDYNSAIKALTDEIAANDPPTTGEEN; encoded by the coding sequence ATGGCGCGAGCCTCACTCGAAGCGATTCGCAACGCTGCTCCGGCAGTCTTGCCTAGCCTATTGCTTTGCGACTTCGGCGATCTGAAGGGCGAAGTCGCCAAACTGCACGATGCCGGTGCGCGCGTTTTGCACCTCGACGTGATGGACGGGCACTTCGTTCCTAACATGACTTATGCGATGCCGATCGTCGAAGGACTGCGACGTCACACGGATATGCCTTTGGACGTGCACTTGATGATCAGCGATCCGCTGAAGTACGCCAAACCGATGGTGGATGCGGGTGCGGACATGTTGACGTTTCATGTCGAAGCCGTTCGCAATGCGGCTGAAACCGCAGACTTGATCCGTCAGATGGGCGTCAACGTGGGAGTTGCACTGAACCCCGAAACGCCGTTGGCCAGCTTGCGAGAATGCTTGGCTGATATCGATATGGTGTTGGTAATGAGCGTCGAGGCTGGTTTCGGCGGACAGAAATTCAACCCGATCGCGCTTGAGAAACTGCGAACGCTGCGGTCTGAATTTCCTGATTTATTGCTGGAAATCGACGGTGGTATCGACGCGACCACGATTGGTCCCGCACGTGCGGCCGGTTGCGACTTATTCGTGGTCGGTTCGGCAATCTTCAAAAAACACGACTACAACAGCGCTATCAAAGCTCTGACAGACGAAATCGCTGCCAACGATCCTCCCACAACCGGAGAGGAGAACTAA
- a CDS encoding histidine phosphatase family protein, with protein sequence MILKSPAITRVLLVRPGATEFDDQGRIKGCMDMPLSETGRRQAASLVDQVAHFRCRTIYTAPCESARETADLLARDPSSGQRVAKVKVIEAFRNLDHGLWHGKLIDELRRNHPKLYRCGQETPLDICPPGGESISDAKSRVEKAVLKLLKKNSDDLVTIVIPDPMAWIVQTLLSGEALADLWKAETDSGKWDLIEPVLSGR encoded by the coding sequence ATGATTTTAAAGTCCCCCGCGATTACTCGCGTTCTATTGGTTCGCCCCGGCGCCACCGAATTCGATGACCAAGGTCGCATCAAGGGCTGCATGGACATGCCGCTTAGCGAAACTGGCCGTCGCCAAGCCGCGTCCCTGGTCGACCAAGTCGCCCATTTCCGTTGCCGAACCATCTACACCGCCCCTTGCGAATCGGCTCGCGAAACGGCGGATCTTTTGGCGCGTGACCCGTCCAGTGGCCAGCGGGTTGCAAAGGTCAAAGTGATCGAGGCGTTTCGGAACCTGGACCACGGTCTGTGGCATGGAAAACTGATCGACGAACTGAGACGAAACCACCCGAAACTTTATCGATGTGGTCAGGAAACGCCGCTGGACATTTGTCCGCCGGGCGGTGAATCGATCAGCGACGCCAAGTCGCGAGTCGAAAAGGCGGTGCTGAAGCTGCTGAAAAAGAACAGTGACGATTTGGTCACGATCGTGATTCCCGACCCGATGGCTTGGATCGTCCAGACTCTGTTGTCGGGCGAGGCGCTGGCGGATCTGTGGAAAGCCGAAACGGATTCCGGAAAGTGGGATCTGATCGAGCCCGTGCTTTCGGGCCGTTGA
- a CDS encoding DUF1549 domain-containing protein: MIALFSGFLGSGFTSPTSASAADTVRPQVALINELIEQGWRDYEIRTPAPEVDDATWARRVFLDVIGRIPTVAELQDFASDRGSDKRANLVEKLLHDDRYTEEYAGHWATTWSNLLIGRSGGNDRRSMVSPAGMQKYLRDSFAMNKPYNTMAYELVTATGSGKPGTENFNGAANFLLDKVNEENAVLATSSTSRIFLGQQVQCTQCHNHPFNQWKQQRFWEFNSFFRQTRALRRFVEDTNDISHGELADQDYAGESNNPEDALIFYELRNGLTKVAYPVFTDGTEIGKSGFVGDVNRRQELGRLMLESEYLDKMIVNRMWSLFLGFGFTKPIDDLGPHNVASHPELLDKLSAEFRKSSYDLKELITWITTSRPYQLSAVLNSSNEIDDPSIGEMPKFSRFYLRQMSAEQLYQSMVTATDASASGSYEEQERERRKWLEQFVVAFGTDEGDEATTFNGSIPQALMLFNGALTQNAISKSDGSFIDRIAKSGRSPQDRVTNLFQAGLARRPDKKEIQIAGQLLRARGGDEKEMLQDMWWAVLNSNEFIMQH; the protein is encoded by the coding sequence ATGATCGCCCTATTTAGCGGTTTCCTGGGCAGCGGTTTTACGTCTCCCACGTCAGCTTCGGCTGCCGATACGGTCCGCCCCCAGGTCGCGTTGATCAATGAATTGATCGAACAGGGATGGCGAGATTACGAAATTCGCACGCCGGCGCCCGAAGTCGATGATGCGACGTGGGCACGTCGTGTCTTTTTGGATGTGATTGGCCGGATTCCGACGGTCGCCGAACTGCAAGACTTCGCTTCTGATCGTGGCAGTGACAAGCGAGCCAATCTGGTCGAGAAATTGTTGCACGATGATCGATACACCGAAGAGTACGCAGGACATTGGGCCACGACTTGGTCAAACCTGCTGATCGGTCGCAGTGGCGGCAATGACCGCCGTTCGATGGTTAGCCCCGCAGGAATGCAGAAGTACCTTCGCGACTCGTTCGCGATGAATAAACCGTACAACACGATGGCCTATGAATTGGTCACCGCCACAGGCAGCGGCAAGCCGGGCACTGAGAATTTCAACGGTGCTGCAAACTTCTTGTTGGACAAAGTCAACGAAGAAAATGCGGTGCTTGCGACCAGCAGCACGTCGCGAATTTTCTTGGGCCAACAAGTCCAATGCACCCAGTGCCACAACCACCCGTTCAACCAGTGGAAGCAACAACGATTCTGGGAATTCAATTCGTTCTTTCGCCAAACTCGCGCACTGCGTCGCTTTGTCGAAGACACCAACGATATCTCGCATGGCGAGTTAGCAGACCAAGACTACGCGGGCGAATCGAACAATCCTGAAGACGCGTTGATTTTCTACGAATTGAGAAACGGCCTGACGAAAGTTGCCTATCCGGTCTTCACCGACGGAACCGAAATCGGCAAGAGCGGCTTTGTTGGTGATGTGAATCGACGTCAAGAACTCGGACGCTTGATGCTCGAGAGCGAGTATCTGGACAAAATGATTGTCAACCGAATGTGGTCACTGTTCCTGGGATTTGGGTTCACCAAACCGATTGATGATCTGGGCCCGCACAACGTGGCGTCACACCCCGAATTGCTCGACAAATTATCAGCCGAGTTTCGCAAGTCGAGCTACGACCTGAAAGAACTGATCACATGGATCACGACCAGCCGTCCGTACCAGTTATCGGCAGTACTGAATTCGTCAAACGAAATCGATGATCCATCGATCGGCGAAATGCCAAAGTTCTCGCGTTTCTACTTGCGTCAAATGTCAGCAGAACAGCTTTATCAATCGATGGTAACAGCAACGGACGCATCGGCTTCGGGCAGCTATGAAGAACAGGAACGCGAACGCCGCAAATGGTTGGAACAGTTCGTGGTCGCATTCGGCACCGACGAAGGTGACGAGGCGACGACGTTCAACGGCTCGATTCCGCAAGCGTTGATGTTGTTCAATGGTGCCCTAACGCAAAACGCAATCAGCAAGTCCGACGGCAGCTTCATCGACCGGATCGCCAAGTCGGGCCGATCGCCGCAAGATCGTGTGACCAATTTGTTCCAAGCCGGATTGGCTCGCCGTCCTGACAAGAAAGAAATCCAAATCGCCGGACAACTGCTAAGAGCACGCGGCGGCGACGAAAAAGAAATGTTGCAAGACATGTGGTGGGCTGTGCTGAACAGCAACGAATTCATCATGCAACACTAG